One stretch of Chryseobacterium indologenes DNA includes these proteins:
- a CDS encoding DUF3307 domain-containing protein, protein MIFIKLILAHLLGDFILQPNSWVADKENYKLKSKYLYFHILIHIALSLIFLWNLQLWWVAVFVGITHFIIDAAKLSFQTIKTKKRWFFIDQLLHIIVISGVSFYFGEFNFSFLQNQEFLKIIMAALFLTTPASIFIKILLSSWTPAPDGPNTIQTESLSSAGKYIGILERLLVFTFIMVNHWEGVGFMVAAKSVFRFSDLAQAKQRKLTEYVLIGTLLSFGLAVLTGIIIK, encoded by the coding sequence ATGATCTTTATCAAACTCATATTGGCACATCTACTCGGAGATTTTATACTTCAGCCAAATTCATGGGTTGCTGATAAGGAGAACTATAAACTGAAAAGTAAGTATTTATACTTCCATATTCTGATTCACATTGCTTTAAGCTTAATTTTTCTTTGGAATCTGCAACTTTGGTGGGTAGCTGTATTCGTAGGAATTACCCATTTTATTATAGATGCAGCTAAGCTTAGTTTCCAGACCATAAAAACAAAAAAAAGATGGTTTTTCATCGATCAGTTGCTTCATATTATAGTAATTTCAGGAGTTTCGTTTTATTTCGGTGAATTTAATTTCAGTTTTCTCCAGAATCAGGAATTTTTAAAGATAATAATGGCGGCCTTGTTTCTGACAACACCGGCTTCTATTTTTATTAAAATTCTTCTGTCATCATGGACTCCTGCTCCTGATGGCCCTAATACGATTCAAACCGAATCTTTATCAAGTGCCGGAAAATATATCGGAATTTTAGAACGTCTTCTGGTATTTACCTTTATCATGGTGAATCATTGGGAAGGCGTAGGTTTCATGGTGGCTGCCAAATCTGTTTTCAGATTCAGCGACCTTGCACAGGCAAAACAGAGAAAACTTACAGAATATGTATTAATTGGTACATTGTTAAGTTTTGGACTGGCTGTCTTAACAGGAATAATAATAAAATAA
- a CDS encoding SatD family protein, whose amino-acid sequence MIAVITGDIINSQHADTEVWITKLKNLLETWGSAPGTWEIYRGDEFQFKCSIDSVFWHFLAIKSLIKSQENLDVRMAIGIGEESFSSEKITESNGTAYVNSGRLLNDLKNDGHTVAIKTSNDSVDRDLNILLKWSSKDFDNWTMATSEIIHEMIMNQDITQEDLAKRFAISQSSISQRLKRANYELIVETNQYFRKKISEL is encoded by the coding sequence ATGATAGCGGTCATTACCGGTGATATTATAAATTCACAGCATGCAGACACTGAAGTTTGGATTACCAAGCTTAAAAACCTTCTCGAAACCTGGGGAAGCGCCCCTGGCACATGGGAGATCTACAGGGGAGATGAATTTCAATTTAAGTGCAGTATTGACTCTGTTTTCTGGCATTTTCTAGCCATAAAATCCCTTATTAAAAGTCAGGAAAACCTGGATGTAAGAATGGCCATAGGTATTGGTGAAGAAAGTTTTTCTTCTGAGAAAATCACCGAATCTAATGGAACTGCTTATGTGAATTCCGGACGACTTCTGAATGACCTGAAGAATGACGGGCACACCGTTGCGATTAAAACATCGAACGATTCCGTAGACAGAGATCTCAATATTTTATTGAAATGGTCATCCAAAGATTTTGATAACTGGACTATGGCCACCTCAGAAATTATTCATGAAATGATTATGAACCAAGATATTACTCAGGAAGATCTTGCCAAGAGATTTGCTATTTCACAGTCCTCTATCAGCCAGAGACTGAAACGAGCCAACTATGAGCTTATCGTGGAAACCAATCAGTATTTCAGAAAGAAAATATCAGAACTATAA